TAGGGAAattaggggaggcttttgctcggcagtgggactcaaacagctaataaaaaaaaatatcatatctatttattacacaACTCAATAGTGTTAAAGGTAGGATAGGTATTCGAACACAgatgatttaataatttatctataggTTTCGAGATTTCCgttgcaattaatttaaaaacaaaacattccTTCAAATGACTTTGTATGAATTAGAACAAGTGACCAATTTATATAGAATATTATGAATGAGAAAAGCAATGGTTTACTCaccaattttctgtttctcgTCCATCCTTGAGAACTCGTGGACAGCTGACAAACCTGCAAGGTAGGTTTTCCATTAGATTTCGTGTACTTGTTACATAATGTAGAATAGGTTACCACTTGCCcgtgaatattttttcgaaaCACTGATATAACATAATGATAACTGGAGTTTTTCACACCCACTTCCTGCGATATATCCTATTAAATGGCCTCAAAAACATTCTTAAATAGGTAAAAATCACTTGCGCCCTCAGAACGTCGAGGCTGGATTTTAGACACATCATTGTCGTCATTGATAGGTAGGTCACTTCGATATTAagtcttattaataaatatactatatttaactGGTTTTTGTACCTGAGGAGCTATTTGgctataatttttcaaaagcCGTGCTCCACAAATCCTACCGACCGCGGCCGCCATGATACCAAAACGTCGAAATGAAAGACGAAATGGGTGACATCTACAAAATAACTgccattgaaaaaaattaaatatgttaaactagaatacacaattttatattaataatttctgcaaaaaatcacaaaatgtcCAAATACTATCTTATTTATCGTAAATTGACAAGACACTTAAAATGACACCAAATCCGTCaaaattcacaaatatattttttatgtctgGATAATGGAAAAAGGACCGTAATAAATAaggttttgttattttattatgatatacatTATGCGTAATCCCTTTTGTTGAACTAAATTTATCAGAATCATGAAGTTTTAGATGCTAAAACTAAACCAAAACCCTAATATGAATCCGGTAGCCTCTATATTACTTTACTAAAAAAGCGATCTACaaagacattattatttaacttttttttatgactgtcaatgtcaaaaaatattgacattgacaaacaaatcaaaacaaaaaaatatcaatcatagcaatggttttattttattttgaggtTATAAAAATGAGTTTCATGGTGTTATTGGATCGagtgtcaaaaacaaattaattaaaacccTATTAATGCTACATTTACATAGTTCTTTAAAGCTTTGTAGTGTTGTAATAATTTCGTCATTCAAAAGGTAACacacttaaattattttgttttctgaaATAATAAGTTGCCGGTACAACACACTGATTATTTCAGATCTTTTTCTTCAGCAAAGGCCAGAATGCAAGTTTTTACGCAAAAAAGGAACCCATTAACGGGCAGCACCGAATGGGACGTGCAGCATGAGGATTATGATTATCACCAGGAGATAGCCAGGAGTGCCTTTGCAGACATGTTACACGATACTGAGAGGAATCAGAAATATTATAGAGCCCTTAAGCTGGCTATCGAGAAGACGCATGGAGCTGGCAAGCAAGCTAATGTTTTGGACATAGGTAGGGttgtaaaaatcttatattactcttgtgaaaaaaaaaacataactatATAGGTAACACTTTTTCAGAAGTTAAAATCTTAGAATTTGTTAACATAAGGAAGATagccaaaatattttgcaacttCACAATTTgtttgcttttaatttttttttaggtacTGGGACTGGTCTTCTTTCTATCATGGCTGCTCGATGTGGAGCAGACTCAATTGTAGCCTGTGAAGCTTTCAAACCGATGGCTGAATGCTGTGcaaatatactaaaaaataatggaGTAGCAGATAAAATAACCCTCATTCCTAAGAGGTCTACTGAATTGACAGTTGGTGTAGATGGGGATATGAAGCAGAAAGCAAACATATTGGTGACAGAGGTGTTTGACACGGAGTTGATTGGGGAAGGTATAGAtgaaatgtaatttgaatattatttttacattttacatacattgaGCAAACCATTGTCATAAGCAGCCAGATCTACATATTATGGAGACATGGCACAAAGCTAGACTTTGCATCTTGAAGACTAAGTAAAGTTGATATTCCCTGAACTTAAAGGCTGGAGCATAGTCATTCAATGCCACTGATGTCacatcaaaaatgtaataaaaatagtttcccATCAGAAAGGCCACAAAActttgcttgctcagtagtataaaaaaaacttttgtggTACTTTACTGCAATAATGATTTGCtggtataggtacctagttacataattaattatacagatTTGTATAAGAATAATTGGAGAACATAACTGTTTCTATTTCTAGGAGCCATATCAACATTTTCTCACGCACACCGGCACCTCTTAGAAGAGGATTGTATTGTGATCCCAGATTCAGCAGTAATATATGTGCAACTAGTTGAGTGTCCCACCTTGCAGAAGTGGAACAAACTCAATGATTTGGCTGATGAAGATCTGCAAGTCATACTTAGGACACCACAGAAGGTATATTTCACACACTCTATTGTTGCTGCTATgtctatttttgtaatttcccATGGAGTTTGAGGTACTGGAAGTATGTCTAATCCTGATTTTTTTCCCAAGTATCAGGATATGTGCTAAGATAATAAAGAGAGGGAGAGCAGAATAGTTAGAAAGGtatgaaatcaaatcaatacttatttattttgtaacacactggcagtaaatttgtttgatgCACATTGCacatacacaataaaaaaaaatggttttaataGTGAGGTTTTTAAAACAATCTATTTGCTAGGTGCTACTATGCCAGCCTCATGGGGAAATTCCATTTGACTTAAACATAGGCACAGGCTCTGAGGCATAAGGCAAACTCAGGATATACTCCCCTCCATCAACAGCTGCTTTTGCTGCGGAATCTGCCCCTTCATTAATCAATAGGTGAAATTctaatttaacaatttgttATCAGATGAAAGATTGTGCGGGCTCTGCAGCTGTCCATGACCTCCAGCTGTCTCAGCTTCCTCGGGCATCATTTCGTGAACTCTCCGACCCCATCCCGGTGTTCTACTACGACTGGTCCGGCCGCAGCCCCATAGATTTCAAGCGGACtgtcaaacaaacatttaccGCTACTGGCACGGGCCGAGCGCAAATGGTCTTCATGTGGTGGGAACTCAATATGGACACTGAAGGTacactattttattatgttgttatttttgaatgaGATCTGGTGGCAAATTTATGAAAACCATCATTGTTCTATCTTCCACTTTTGAATTTGGTGAAATGGTCCCAGAATGGGAGGACTGATCACACCTCTGGTGCTTGTGCTGGTGTCCCCAGCCAGAATAATAATGTCctcattttatgttttattcttgGCTGTTAAGCTTCGTTTCAATGtcacctttaaattttgagaTTGGGCTTTGGTTTTATGATCGGCTAATAGCCTCGCATCACCTCTGCTCTCATCTATGAGAATATTGTTGTCCCCTATGGCCTGCCATTGCTTTTTATCCTTTAGTCGCTTTGTACGACATTCACGGTATGCTATGGAGTTGTCCTAATTGTATAGGTCCGAAATTACAAGCCACAAAAGCCTTGTTCAAGATTAGATCaggaaataactataatttacgctaatttaaattatataagcatgaaaaaatttgacattaaactttatattgttataattatagttgTGTAAACACGCACATCAAAGTTCATTAGTTATATAACAACTAatggtattattatttattgtttgttatcttttatgtttccctaaataaaaataaataaattacatatataaattccAGGTAGGATATGCCTCAGTTGTGCGCCTTGGTGGAGCCACCCTGACGCCAACATTACGGCCGAACGACCTCAAGATTCGATTCCCTGGCGAGACCATTGGATGCAAGCTGTCTACTATCTTCCTCAAGAAATAACGCTAAAAAACCACCACGAAGCCACACTCATTTCCTGCCAGGACGAATATTCTCTATGGTTCTACTTAGAAGACGAAAAAATCAAGCAAAAGCATTATAAAAGACCTATATGCGAGTGCGGAGTGCATATGGCTTTATCCAGAACGCACGTTTCGTATTTGAACGATGGAAGGCGAAGTAAAAAATTCCTAAGTAAGATGAAAGAAGATTTAACGAGGGATTCTGTGGTTTTAGATTTGAACGGCAGCAGTTTCCTTGGTTTAGCTGCGGCGAAAATTGGCGCGAAAAAAGTTTACATTCTAGAGAATCTGAATTTGAATGTTGGTTTTTTAAACGACTATATCGTAGAGAATGGCATAGAGAATGTGGTTATAGTGCCAGAGATTACGAATGACATTTTGAATGAGGTGACAAATGTGGTGGCTGATCCGAATTTCAGTAATGCAATATTGCCTTGGGAGAATTTGAAGATTGCGTATTTGTTGTATAAATTCTGCAGTGCGTTGTGTGGGCATGTGTCGATGTTGCCTGAAGGCTGTGAGTTTTGGGCGATGCCAGTGCATTTTCTGGACTTGCACAAGATAAGAATACCCCTAGGTAGGTGCGAGGGTATCGACATGACGTTGTTCGATGAACTTGTTGAGGTGAGTGCTATTTTActttgaatacatttttatgtgaaatacTCAAATAAGTCGAAAATATTGTCTGTTTAAATACTTTCTTAAATTTGTTGTATAAAGTAACGGTCTTTGGATCAGATCGGATttgataaattacaattaatatggcaagaatttaaaaagtcTTTGTGTGTGTTACAGCCCATAGCCATATTTGTAGCCTTTCCAAAACCTCGAAATTTGCATGAGTGTGAAGCCTTGAGgccatttttagggttccaacTTTCGTTGGAACCTAGGGATAGACATAACAAAGGGATCCCTTCGTTATGTCTATCCGATTGTGAGTCTATCAAGCCTTGGTAACTTATACACGCAAAAACAGAGTTCCCAAGtaggattgacgtcaggcaggcgctggtagtaaaatcacagccgaatttccaaaattgttatttaactcCGGACTTTTCGGTGTCAGACCAGCCCCGAATACAACCGAGCGCACGTAaagaataaaacttaaaacttgTTTTCTTGTATCTACATCAAGTGATTGTAACTTGTTTTGTGtgctattaaattaaatacataaataaaagatgGGAGAGAGATTTTTGATGCAACTTTTGCATGTGTCACTCAGAATTCGCGAGTGATAAGCGACGCGGAGATAGAGCCGCAGCCGCTGTGGGAGTACCCGTGCAGGAGCCGCGGCGTCCCCCGCAAGCTGCTGGACCTCAGCTTCACCCAATTACAAGCTACTTATGCGCACAATGACGCGCATCCGTTGACGTAAGTTACTTTAGACAACTTTTGCttgcgtaaatttcccacgggtaTAGTAAATTTCGGGAAGAAAGGTACCGTGTATCCTTCTCCgcacttcaaactacgtctataccaaatttcatgaagattagttgagcggatggagcgtgaagaggtaacaaacaaacttaaccgaatatttcatgataaactaatatttcaGAGACACAGATAGCGAAGAAGAACAAACAGTGAACGGATTCGTGATATGGGCCGTTTGGAAAGTGGGGGGGAAGGAGATCAGCTCGGGCCCCAGCGAGTGGCCCACTGTTGGGGACTGGGTGCAGTGGGACATGCACACGAGGCAGGCTGTCAAAATACTGGtgaggttttattttttatttcttttttcatatagCCGCATAATTGGCCTGATGGCTGGCGAAGAAAAGAGGACGCCCCAAAACAAGATTGTATTTAGGAGTTGAGTTGAGGAGTTACGGAACGGACCGGGTCGATTGTGAAGTGGAGGGTAGACAAAGGCCTACCCTGTGGGACACCACAGGCTAATAAAGAAAGCATGTGGCTCATCTCATGGCAAGTGGTCACCGTAGCCTATGAAGGCCAAAACTAGAGATGTGACACGCGGTTGTCCGGCCCTGAATGAATCTTTTCAAGTGCTCTTTGAAGAACTATAtgttgtatgtttttacttgcaacaaaaagtttaattcatattaatattaaaaatgcgaatgcctgtcgtctgtctgttcccCTTTCACGGCAAAACCGCTgcccgattttcatgaaatttgatatgcataTACCACctttcaaacataggctactttttttcaaaaatcaaccctgAAAAGGCTTTAATGGGGGGTGCAAGTTCATGTTATAAAGACGACCAAAGACTACTTAATTGgctatcacaaaaaatattggtctTAGAAATTAGTAATCTGGCATGggtcatattaataaaaaaaatatataattatatagtaaagAAGTTACTATtctacgctgacgaagtcgcgggtaaaaAGCTAGTAACATATAAATGTGGGTTTTGTTACAGAAACGTGACTACACAGTGATCTCTTCAGACACGTGGAGTCACCAGGCGACTTGTGACCTCGAACGCGGTCAGTTCAATGTAGACGTCAATTTGGTGCTCCGGGACGacttataaaatagtaaattagcTCCGACCAGCTTTTATTAGTTCCGACCAACTGAAGCGACTATTTTAACAAGATTTTAACTTGTAATGTAACTATATGTTGTCCCTATGTCTATTCGGTTGGATCTTTCAACTCAAGTtggaagcagatatcttcaacagattgagctgaaattttgtacacacgtttagatTGGATgacaattcattattatgaaCATGACTTGATGGTGTACCCAAGAACGGCTTAAAACGTGGCAACTCCTCAGCGGTTTACTGCgcggaaataatatttttgtcacacattgaatgaaATAAGATCTTtctggcaaaaataaaatgcttgtgtcaaaaatttcatttttgtaaagacattttttttttttcgttctGAGCTCCTACTATTCCGTAAAATCTGTTCGGATTATATAGCGTAATTTTTAATCACTGcacatcaataaataaatctatttcataatataacaatattttattaactttcaaTACTAAGTGCGGCCACTTAGTAttgaaagttaataaaatattgtatttgaaaaaCAGCTCAGgttcattattaaaatctgctcaatttttttttgcattgtgAACGTATTACCTGGCCCTACCTAACGGtacctagtatttttttattgtctggAGTGAGGCATTGAAAACACTATCTTATTTGTgattatgaattaaatacacaattattattacaaacaataatgtttaacaatatacaaatttacatgttttttggtttttttttttaactttacagAGAATATAATATGGTTAATACCTTAGCGGACGCAGTGTTGCTATAGCTGTAAGAACAATTAAAATGACAATGAAGGTAACACTCCGACATATCATATTCATTATCACGATACAATTcattgagtgtgttattactaacactggtacAGATTGCAGTACCCACTGCGCTGCATGGGTAAACAGAAATTCAACCAACTGGTGGGTGAAACTGGTTGGTAGATTGGTCGCGGctcattttattcaagttttaaaaagtaattacgaTAAAAATGCATGAAAGTTTCCGTTTagtattctttttatattctcATTCCATAAACACAAGAGTACGTGCTGAAGTTCCTTTTGAAGCGCACTATATGCGACGCCCAGGGGCTaccataaaacaaaacacgtAGCATGTCATTGCCTTCACACGTTCTCTCTATACACGATACGGGAGAAAGAGACAGCATACATACACGTTactaacgtgctacgtgtttgttTCGTGGTAGACTTGAAGGTCGTTAGTTTCTGCGAGATGAAAGAGGTGTGATGATATAGTGTTGGTGTTGGACACATTTTAGTCAAATGGTTCCTCGGAACACAGCcctttatattatacataaggtaaaaaatacaagaaggaaaaaaatagcaaaaataaagaaattaattgtgaaaactcaaaaattcattgcgaaattaattttcatccaCCAACTGATATAGCCATGTGACGGAAACAGAGTTTGATTAAGACTCCCGTTACTGAGGGCTTTAAACCCTGAAAAATGTAAACACCGTTATTTAAACAACCATAACTGCCAGTTAgtcaatacaaatatataattatagaagCAAACATGTACAGATGTGCATAAAAGTGCTTGGCAACGAATAGGCATCAGGGTCGTAACAGCATCCATCAGCCTTGTAAGGCGGATGATATGTCACTGTAAGTTGAAGATTCTGCGATGAACGCTCTAAAGCTGGTGATACACTATGCGTTGTTCTGTATTTACACTGTGCAGTGTAATATGAGAAACACTGGCTAACTCTGAACATAAAAataggataaaataaaatttttatcctATTTTTACTTCTGTTAGTTGCTGAGTCAAGCACGTGCAAAAACATTAACTACTTACCTACAACTCTGCTATAAGATTGAAACTATAGTCGAATAGTATTGcattaaaaatgcaaaagaaaatatatattttgctttgTTAAGTGACAGTGAGTGTTTTGTTTCACGACGTAACAACGCAAGGCATTTAATGAACTtaattaggtaattatttttgtttgatatcAATCTATTCTTTACAACAATTTCGCCAGTATAACCGCTATATAGATAAGGTTAAGGTTCATAGTGTTTTAACATGTAGTGTTGACTTGAGTGTACTTGTGTGAGAGTGGATATGGTACTAGAGAAGCATGGTGTAATAGAGGCATAAATAAGCTTGCACTTAGCCACGATTACTATACTAAACGTTTGTGCCTTCCGGACGCGGGTTGTGATGGAGATTTATGCTAGGTCTGGGTACTGTCGACGACTAAAGTGTCAGTAAAAGCcgttggagaaaaggctgcttCAAGTTTTTTTGCGTAGCttctttggaagtcggcagtaggaTTAGTAAAATTCTTCGTGGCGTTATCGCGTGGGCGattctttacaaaaaaatatatattccataCAGTTGGTGTGCAGCGGCGATATTTTTAGTAGGTACCATCTACTAACAATATCATTAGGtatagtacttacttattttattttttctatataacttaatgatattatctatataatttagGTATACAACACTACCGTAGCTTACCGTAGCGTACCGTACCGTAACTATCCGACTCGTAACGAATTGTTTTGATTTGGGCACCTTACCTTTATTTCCCTGTTTAGTTCGGCATGTTAAGATTTGTTCCTTGCCTAATCTGAGATTTCCGTGTCAGACTTGTGTACCCAACGATACCAGAGGTAGAATCCTACCTACCGCAAGCCACTAAAAAGTATCAACGCATCTTTGTAATTCCTCAGTCGTACATCTGTTTTTGCGACTACGTTCACGCTACTCATTACCACGCCAGTGAAATCcgctaattaaatatttatagtttatcaGAAAATCTGTGCGGAGCCTATTGGTGCCaagcttgtttttttttcgtttcttGATGTGGTAGCTGAGGTATTGGATTAGGGT
This portion of the Plodia interpunctella isolate USDA-ARS_2022_Savannah chromosome 10, ilPloInte3.2, whole genome shotgun sequence genome encodes:
- the Art7 gene encoding protein arginine N-methyltransferase 7 isoform X1, which produces MLHLHSSLKLCSVVIISSFKRSFSSAKARMQVFTQKRNPLTGSTEWDVQHEDYDYHQEIARSAFADMLHDTERNQKYYRALKLAIEKTHGAGKQANVLDIGTGTGLLSIMAARCGADSIVACEAFKPMAECCANILKNNGVADKITLIPKRSTELTVGVDGDMKQKANILVTEVFDTELIGEGAISTFSHAHRHLLEEDCIVIPDSAVIYVQLVECPTLQKWNKLNDLADEDLQVILRTPQKMKDCAGSAAVHDLQLSQLPRASFRELSDPIPVFYYDWSGRSPIDFKRTVKQTFTATGTGRAQMVFMWWELNMDTEGRICLSCAPWWSHPDANITAERPQDSIPWRDHWMQAVYYLPQEITLKNHHEATLISCQDEYSLWFYLEDEKIKQKHYKRPICECGVHMALSRTHVSYLNDGRRSKKFLSKMKEDLTRDSVVLDLNGSSFLGLAAAKIGAKKVYILENLNLNVGFLNDYIVENGIENVVIVPEITNDILNEVTNVVADPNFSNAILPWENLKIAYLLYKFCSALCGHVSMLPEGCEFWAMPVHFLDLHKIRIPLGRCEGIDMTLFDELVENSRVISDAEIEPQPLWEYPCRSRGVPRKLLDLSFTQLQATYAHNDAHPLTDTDSEEEQTVNGFVIWAVWKVGGKEISSGPSEWPTVGDWVQWDMHTRQAVKILKRDYTVISSDTWSHQATCDLERGQFNVDVNLVLRDDL
- the Art7 gene encoding protein arginine N-methyltransferase 7 isoform X2, translated to MQVFTQKRNPLTGSTEWDVQHEDYDYHQEIARSAFADMLHDTERNQKYYRALKLAIEKTHGAGKQANVLDIGTGTGLLSIMAARCGADSIVACEAFKPMAECCANILKNNGVADKITLIPKRSTELTVGVDGDMKQKANILVTEVFDTELIGEGAISTFSHAHRHLLEEDCIVIPDSAVIYVQLVECPTLQKWNKLNDLADEDLQVILRTPQKMKDCAGSAAVHDLQLSQLPRASFRELSDPIPVFYYDWSGRSPIDFKRTVKQTFTATGTGRAQMVFMWWELNMDTEGRICLSCAPWWSHPDANITAERPQDSIPWRDHWMQAVYYLPQEITLKNHHEATLISCQDEYSLWFYLEDEKIKQKHYKRPICECGVHMALSRTHVSYLNDGRRSKKFLSKMKEDLTRDSVVLDLNGSSFLGLAAAKIGAKKVYILENLNLNVGFLNDYIVENGIENVVIVPEITNDILNEVTNVVADPNFSNAILPWENLKIAYLLYKFCSALCGHVSMLPEGCEFWAMPVHFLDLHKIRIPLGRCEGIDMTLFDELVENSRVISDAEIEPQPLWEYPCRSRGVPRKLLDLSFTQLQATYAHNDAHPLTDTDSEEEQTVNGFVIWAVWKVGGKEISSGPSEWPTVGDWVQWDMHTRQAVKILKRDYTVISSDTWSHQATCDLERGQFNVDVNLVLRDDL